One Fuerstiella marisgermanici DNA window includes the following coding sequences:
- a CDS encoding CynX/NimT family MFS transporter, with protein sequence METSTTATSTLTESQARSEKFLLIAGILLVAVNLRPALASVGPLIGDIRQATGLSNSMLGLLTTIPLLAFGVISTLTPLFTRRFGIGGTLLGAMALLAAGAGLRSVSAIAALYLGTVFVGIAIAFGNVLLPSLVKRNFSENSGFVTSLYSSGMGLGASMAAGISVPLAAQFGLGWRGSLGVWAIPAVLAFFVWWPQLQRLPKSENKRSYKETMKDLGTSTLAWQVALFMGLQSFTFYVVLAWLPAILVDRGYNSTYSGWMLSLSQAMGIVGSLIIPVVAGRKKDQRGVVTFLLILETAGLAGLLFVESAWLILWVLVIGFVLGGSFGLALLFIVLRSHDADSATELSGMSQSIGYLVAATGPTLFGSLYDFTAGWTYPILLLLVVVVLKFAMGLGAGRAVMLS encoded by the coding sequence ATGGAAACTTCGACTACTGCGACTAGCACTCTCACGGAAAGCCAGGCACGATCAGAGAAGTTTCTTCTGATCGCGGGGATTCTGTTGGTGGCCGTTAACCTGCGCCCAGCTCTGGCCAGCGTGGGACCGCTAATCGGCGACATACGGCAGGCGACAGGGCTATCCAATTCGATGCTGGGCCTGCTGACCACCATTCCGCTGCTGGCGTTCGGCGTGATCTCCACGCTGACTCCTTTGTTCACGCGACGCTTTGGAATTGGCGGCACGTTACTTGGCGCAATGGCATTGCTGGCGGCAGGAGCTGGATTAAGGTCCGTGTCAGCGATTGCGGCCCTGTATCTGGGAACGGTGTTCGTGGGCATCGCGATTGCGTTTGGAAACGTCCTGCTACCGAGCCTGGTGAAGCGAAATTTTTCGGAGAACTCCGGATTTGTCACCAGCCTCTATTCCAGCGGCATGGGGTTGGGCGCTTCAATGGCAGCGGGGATCAGTGTGCCATTGGCGGCACAATTCGGCCTCGGCTGGCGAGGTTCATTGGGCGTCTGGGCGATTCCAGCCGTGCTGGCATTTTTCGTTTGGTGGCCTCAATTGCAACGCCTTCCGAAGTCGGAAAACAAGCGCAGCTACAAAGAAACGATGAAGGATCTGGGCACTTCTACACTCGCCTGGCAAGTGGCCCTGTTCATGGGGTTGCAGTCGTTCACGTTCTACGTCGTATTGGCCTGGCTGCCCGCAATTTTGGTAGACCGAGGCTACAACTCGACCTATTCCGGCTGGATGCTCTCACTGTCGCAGGCGATGGGCATTGTGGGATCGCTGATCATTCCTGTTGTTGCCGGCCGAAAAAAAGATCAACGCGGAGTCGTGACATTTCTCCTGATCCTGGAAACGGCTGGGTTGGCCGGACTGTTGTTTGTCGAATCTGCCTGGCTAATTCTGTGGGTGCTGGTGATCGGCTTCGTGCTGGGCGGATCCTTCGGACTGGCCCTGCTGTTCATCGTGCTGCGATCTCACGACGCCGACAGTGCCACTGAACTTTCCGGAATGTCTCAGTCGATCGGCTATTTGGTCGCGGCCACAGGCCCCACGCTGTTTGGCAGCCTGTACGACTTCACCGCAGGCTGGACGTACCCCATCCTCCTCCTGCTTGTGGTTGTCGTGCTGAAATTCGCGATGGGCCTGGGAGCCGGTCGAGCCGTGATGCTAAGCTAA
- a CDS encoding aminotransferase class I/II-fold pyridoxal phosphate-dependent enzyme, whose translation MRSESEVLFDDTPFKIPVAERVTRLPPYMFGAINKRKYQLRVDGVDVIDLGMGNPTDPPDPLIVQKIEEALADSRNHRYSVSNGIGNLRKEVSSRYWKRYGVRLDHNDEVLACIGSKEGFSHMCLALMGPGDTAIVPSPYFPVHVYAVMLASGNVITLDTREPEKFLQNIAYTCENLVPKPKVVVVNFPHNPTATVIESDFYVDLVKLAKKHGFLVISDFAYADICYDGYEAPSFLATPGAIDVGVEMTSMSKSYSMAGWRIGFCCGNSEMVRALATIKGYYDYGIFQPIQIAAIVAMRHCDAAVESITTEYQSRRDVLCEGLTRLGWNITPPKAGMFVWADMPEAWKHMGSIEFAMKLLNEGGVAVSPGRGFGDDGEGCLRLAIVENSQRLRQAVRQIDKCLTKVEAPA comes from the coding sequence ATGCGCAGCGAATCTGAAGTTCTATTCGACGATACCCCGTTCAAAATCCCGGTTGCGGAACGAGTCACTCGGTTGCCGCCGTACATGTTTGGCGCCATCAACAAACGAAAGTACCAGTTGCGCGTCGACGGCGTGGATGTGATCGACCTGGGCATGGGAAATCCGACCGACCCGCCGGACCCGCTGATCGTCCAGAAGATCGAAGAAGCACTCGCAGATTCCCGCAACCATCGGTATTCCGTTAGCAACGGAATCGGCAACCTTCGCAAAGAAGTGTCGTCACGCTACTGGAAGCGATACGGCGTGCGGCTGGACCACAATGACGAGGTGCTGGCATGCATTGGTTCGAAGGAAGGCTTCAGCCACATGTGCCTTGCTCTAATGGGCCCCGGCGACACCGCGATCGTCCCGTCGCCCTACTTTCCCGTGCATGTGTACGCTGTCATGCTGGCGTCTGGAAACGTGATTACGTTAGATACTCGCGAGCCTGAAAAGTTTCTGCAGAACATCGCGTACACGTGCGAGAACCTCGTGCCGAAGCCCAAAGTGGTCGTGGTCAACTTTCCGCACAATCCCACGGCCACGGTGATTGAATCAGATTTCTACGTCGACCTGGTGAAACTCGCCAAGAAGCATGGCTTCCTCGTGATCAGCGATTTCGCGTACGCCGACATCTGTTACGACGGCTACGAAGCTCCCAGCTTTCTGGCAACACCGGGTGCCATCGACGTGGGCGTGGAAATGACGTCTATGAGCAAGAGCTACAGCATGGCCGGTTGGCGTATTGGTTTCTGCTGCGGCAACAGTGAAATGGTGCGAGCCCTCGCCACGATCAAGGGGTACTACGACTACGGCATTTTTCAGCCGATTCAGATCGCCGCGATTGTCGCCATGCGACATTGCGATGCGGCTGTAGAAAGCATTACGACGGAGTACCAAAGTCGTCGCGATGTTTTGTGCGAAGGGCTGACGCGGCTGGGCTGGAATATCACTCCACCCAAAGCTGGCATGTTTGTCTGGGCCGATATGCCTGAAGCCTGGAAGCACATGGGCTCCATCGAATTTGCCATGAAGCTGTTAAACGAAGGCGGAGTGGCCGTCAGCCCTGGTCGCGGTTTCGGCGACGACGGCGAAGGCTGCCTGCGTCTGGCCATCGTCGAAAACAGTCAACGCCTGCGACAGGCCGTACGGCAAATTGATAAGTGCCTGACCAAAGTCGAAGCCCCAGCTTAA
- a CDS encoding glycosyltransferase family 2 protein: MTDSIQSHSLRPWSVEWFEARKQMIGESVCRQLGFYAIPDDMRLSVVIPVYNEEKTLRELVDRVREVPIRKELILVNDCSRDGSREIMQQLVEEGGDDDFNRIRAFHHEVNQGKGAALRTGFGHVEGDIVIIQDADMEYDPSEYPRLLRPIVEDKADVVYGSRFLGDQAHRVLYYWHYLGNKFLTVLSNCFTNLNLTDMETCYKVFRRSVVDELTPRLVQNRFGFEPEITARIARRRYRVYEMSVSYSGRTYAEGKHIGWKDGFTALWCIVRFGVAD, encoded by the coding sequence ATGACGGATTCAATTCAATCCCACAGTTTACGGCCGTGGTCAGTCGAATGGTTTGAAGCACGCAAGCAGATGATCGGTGAATCGGTGTGTCGACAACTGGGGTTCTACGCGATCCCGGACGACATGCGTCTTTCAGTTGTCATCCCTGTTTACAACGAAGAAAAGACGCTCCGAGAACTGGTGGACCGTGTGCGCGAAGTGCCAATTCGCAAAGAGCTGATTTTGGTTAACGACTGCAGTCGCGATGGTTCGCGTGAGATCATGCAGCAATTGGTCGAAGAAGGGGGCGACGACGACTTCAACCGAATTCGTGCCTTTCACCACGAAGTTAACCAGGGCAAAGGCGCTGCTTTGCGCACCGGGTTTGGCCATGTCGAGGGTGACATCGTGATCATTCAGGATGCGGACATGGAATACGATCCCAGCGAATATCCGCGTTTGCTGCGCCCGATTGTCGAAGACAAAGCAGATGTGGTCTACGGCAGCCGTTTTCTGGGCGACCAGGCTCACCGAGTTCTCTACTACTGGCACTACCTGGGCAACAAATTTCTCACAGTGCTTTCGAACTGCTTTACCAACCTGAATCTGACGGACATGGAAACCTGCTACAAGGTCTTCCGCCGCAGCGTGGTCGACGAATTGACACCCCGGCTGGTTCAGAATCGCTTCGGTTTCGAACCGGAAATTACGGCTCGAATCGCTCGCCGCCGCTACCGAGTTTACGAAATGTCGGTCAGCTATTCCGGACGCACGTATGCAGAAGGCAAGCACATCGGCTGGAAAGACGGCTTCACCGCGCTGTGGTGCATCGTCCGGTTTGGCGTGGCGGATTGA
- a CDS encoding ROK family transcriptional regulator, with translation MASSDIQPGLLRKMTVRRVLECLQQLGPLSRADLTRETGISAPTVSKAVADLLDSGLLEEGAAPDNVLGRPGKRLQLAQDRAQVLGVVLDAGTCDVVAASLDGAIHQEMTTTFATPSRYDNLRQLMSDAVCDMIASSTATTLGIGISMPGLTDENAQRNLFSPNLHAINQQNPAADLFAATGVTAIAMQDARALCMAERLYGNARGLHDFAMLDVSTGLGLGVFSGGELLSGHNGFAGELGHITVDPTGKLCGCGNHGCLETLATDTALAAMISDRLGERLSAEVVIERLHNGELQAPQEVNRVCEYLAIAMASVINLFNPSNLLIHGGFPSISESILPQVIRMTQRRALAPSFERCEIKTAATTKQLAAIAAIVHHLTCAAGPRVSD, from the coding sequence ATGGCTTCATCTGATATCCAGCCCGGCCTGCTTCGCAAAATGACCGTGCGTCGCGTACTGGAATGTCTTCAACAACTCGGACCGCTTTCACGAGCTGACCTGACTCGGGAAACCGGCATCAGCGCGCCTACGGTCTCGAAGGCAGTGGCTGACTTGCTGGATTCCGGCCTGCTGGAAGAAGGGGCTGCCCCGGACAACGTTCTCGGGCGTCCTGGCAAGCGACTGCAACTGGCTCAGGATCGAGCCCAGGTGCTGGGCGTTGTGCTCGACGCCGGAACCTGTGACGTTGTGGCAGCGTCGCTGGACGGAGCCATCCATCAGGAAATGACCACCACGTTTGCAACGCCCAGCCGGTATGACAATCTGCGGCAACTGATGTCGGACGCCGTCTGCGATATGATCGCGTCGTCCACGGCCACCACGCTGGGAATTGGCATCAGCATGCCTGGTCTGACGGATGAGAACGCTCAACGCAATCTGTTTTCACCGAACCTGCACGCGATCAACCAGCAGAATCCTGCGGCCGATCTGTTTGCCGCGACGGGAGTGACCGCCATCGCGATGCAGGATGCTCGAGCGCTGTGCATGGCCGAACGCCTGTACGGGAATGCGCGTGGGCTTCACGATTTCGCGATGCTGGATGTTTCAACTGGTCTGGGGCTCGGCGTCTTTAGCGGTGGTGAGTTGCTGTCCGGGCACAACGGATTCGCTGGTGAACTGGGTCATATCACAGTGGATCCGACCGGAAAACTTTGTGGCTGCGGCAATCATGGCTGCCTGGAAACGCTCGCAACAGACACGGCTCTTGCTGCCATGATTTCCGATCGCCTGGGCGAACGGCTTTCAGCGGAAGTTGTGATCGAACGACTCCACAACGGCGAATTGCAGGCTCCGCAGGAAGTGAACCGCGTGTGCGAATATCTCGCGATCGCGATGGCCTCAGTCATCAACCTGTTCAATCCGTCCAACCTGTTGATTCATGGTGGTTTTCCATCGATCAGCGAATCTATTCTGCCTCAGGTTATTCGGATGACTCAACGCCGAGCCCTCGCGCCATCATTTGAACGGTGCGAAATCAAGACGGCTGCCACCACCAAGCAGCTGGCCGCCATCGCCGCAATTGTGCATCACCTGACGTGTGCAGCCGGACCTCGAGTTTCCGACTGA
- a CDS encoding cation:proton antiporter, which produces MASDCGIVAAQTIIHESGADLLDLWIILRDIVVLLSASLIIGGVFSRLGQSPIVGYLLAGMMLGGPGSINAVQAGGEIEAIAELGVALLLFSLGLEFSIPRLKKLGAKPLLGGAAQISLTIVLAFSGAMLLGLSIREAIAFGAMVSLSSTAVVLRILMERGEMEMPHGRNSLGVLLTQDMAVVPLALLMTILGGEGSATEVAWNIGRLLLMAAGLVTGLLLLTKIAVMSLGTLTLHRNRELTMIFAVATGLGAAWASHSAGISPALGAFVAGMLLGSSPFATQIRADVSPLQVVLLTLFFSSAGMVADPLWIISHAHWVAGAAFALTVGKGLIVAAVFLVFGQSLRVAAATGLALGQVGEFAFVLGAIGRVSGVVPDDVYALVVSVTIVSFFMSAYIVPKAPQWGDRLARLLGEAANGDDESGGQPHSSDVVVIGFGPTAQLATTPLMNSKLRVTVIELNHEGVSKAKEFGFDGHLGDATSSDVLQHASIGDAQLVIVTLPHFRSTLSIVELVRAMNPSATVLVRSRYHIHTDALSAAGAIVRGDEEQVGGAIRASVTEWLADHRPDHS; this is translated from the coding sequence ATGGCCTCAGATTGTGGTATCGTTGCCGCGCAAACCATCATTCATGAAAGCGGAGCGGACCTTTTGGACCTTTGGATTATTCTTCGTGACATCGTCGTCTTGCTGTCAGCGTCGCTGATCATCGGCGGCGTGTTTTCCCGGCTCGGCCAGAGCCCAATCGTGGGTTATTTGCTGGCGGGAATGATGCTGGGCGGACCGGGCAGCATCAACGCCGTGCAGGCTGGGGGCGAAATCGAGGCAATTGCGGAACTCGGCGTGGCCTTATTGCTGTTCAGCCTCGGACTGGAATTCTCCATCCCCCGACTAAAGAAACTCGGCGCAAAACCACTGCTCGGCGGCGCGGCTCAGATTTCACTGACCATCGTGCTGGCATTTTCCGGTGCCATGCTGCTGGGCCTGAGCATTCGCGAAGCCATTGCCTTCGGTGCGATGGTCTCGCTTAGCAGCACCGCCGTTGTGCTGCGAATTCTGATGGAACGCGGTGAGATGGAAATGCCGCACGGTCGCAACAGCCTGGGCGTGTTGCTGACGCAGGATATGGCCGTCGTACCGCTGGCACTACTGATGACGATTCTCGGCGGCGAAGGCAGTGCGACCGAAGTTGCATGGAACATTGGCCGACTGCTGTTGATGGCCGCCGGACTAGTGACCGGCCTGCTTTTGCTGACAAAGATTGCCGTCATGTCATTGGGCACTCTAACGCTGCACCGCAACCGTGAATTGACCATGATCTTCGCAGTCGCGACCGGCTTGGGAGCGGCCTGGGCTTCTCATTCGGCGGGAATCTCGCCCGCACTGGGCGCGTTCGTGGCAGGCATGCTGCTTGGCAGTTCGCCGTTTGCGACGCAAATTCGAGCCGACGTGTCTCCGCTGCAGGTCGTGCTGCTGACCCTGTTTTTCAGTTCGGCCGGAATGGTGGCAGATCCGCTGTGGATCATTTCACACGCCCACTGGGTCGCCGGAGCCGCATTCGCATTGACGGTCGGGAAAGGCCTGATTGTCGCCGCCGTCTTTCTGGTGTTCGGTCAATCGTTGCGAGTCGCCGCCGCAACTGGTCTCGCCCTTGGACAGGTGGGCGAATTCGCGTTTGTGCTGGGCGCAATTGGCCGAGTGTCAGGAGTCGTGCCGGATGACGTGTACGCGCTGGTGGTGTCGGTCACTATTGTCTCATTCTTCATGAGTGCCTACATCGTTCCCAAAGCACCGCAATGGGGTGACCGACTGGCGCGGCTGTTGGGAGAAGCGGCAAACGGCGACGACGAATCCGGCGGCCAGCCCCATTCGTCAGATGTGGTCGTGATCGGATTCGGACCGACGGCACAACTGGCCACGACTCCACTGATGAACTCCAAACTCAGGGTGACAGTCATAGAACTCAACCACGAAGGCGTCAGCAAAGCAAAGGAATTCGGGTTCGACGGCCACCTTGGAGATGCCACATCGTCAGACGTGCTGCAGCATGCGTCGATCGGTGACGCTCAGCTGGTCATCGTTACGCTTCCGCATTTCCGATCGACACTGTCCATTGTCGAACTTGTCCGCGCGATGAACCCGTCGGCGACGGTCCTGGTGCGTTCACGGTACCACATTCACACCGACGCTTTGTCAGCCGCTGGAGCGATTGTCAGGGGCGATGAAGAGCAGGTCGGCGGCGCGATTCGTGCCAGTGTCACAGAGTGGCTGGCCGATCACCGCCCGGACCATTCTTAA
- a CDS encoding M28 family peptidase, translating to MEIETDIQRIWADLEWLANKPRPAESDRLEECRQYCEQILNSAGWQVERRNFEAADSAGTSRKGINLVTTSANQAEGGAKFILGAHLDSRPETPGADDNASAVAVLLEVARLLGPELTADAAVSTPVQLELAVFDLEENGMLGGAYHAASCRAAGESVCGMVSLEMLGYCSEKPGSQTFPPELADRFPDTGNFIGIVGNQVSDPLIRHFSRAFNSVPNLPCESLQVPDNGLTFPPTRLSDHSPFWDEGFAALMITDTSFMRNPHYHLPSDTPETLDRGFLHNVAEGVLRATRKIVTDGLR from the coding sequence ATGGAAATCGAAACGGATATTCAGCGGATTTGGGCCGATTTGGAATGGCTCGCCAACAAACCTCGCCCTGCGGAATCTGATCGACTGGAGGAATGTCGGCAGTACTGCGAACAAATCCTGAACTCGGCCGGTTGGCAGGTCGAACGCCGCAACTTCGAAGCGGCCGACAGCGCGGGAACCTCACGGAAAGGCATAAACCTCGTCACCACCAGCGCCAACCAGGCGGAAGGCGGAGCGAAGTTTATCCTGGGAGCTCACCTTGATTCCCGCCCGGAAACGCCAGGCGCGGACGACAACGCGTCGGCCGTCGCTGTGCTGCTGGAAGTCGCCCGCCTTCTGGGTCCGGAACTCACGGCAGACGCTGCGGTCTCAACGCCCGTGCAGCTTGAGCTGGCTGTGTTTGATCTGGAAGAAAATGGCATGCTGGGCGGAGCCTATCACGCTGCGTCGTGCCGAGCTGCCGGAGAAAGCGTGTGCGGCATGGTGTCTCTGGAAATGCTGGGTTATTGCAGCGAAAAGCCGGGCAGTCAGACATTCCCGCCGGAACTTGCGGATCGGTTTCCGGATACGGGTAACTTTATCGGCATCGTTGGCAATCAGGTTTCGGATCCGCTGATCAGGCACTTCAGCCGAGCGTTCAACAGCGTTCCCAATCTGCCGTGCGAATCGCTGCAGGTCCCCGACAACGGCCTGACGTTTCCGCCCACGCGGCTAAGCGACCATAGCCCCTTTTGGGACGAAGGGTTCGCTGCGTTGATGATTACCGACACCAGTTTCATGCGGAATCCGCACTACCACCTTCCGTCGGATACTCCCGAAACGCTGGATCGCGGTTTCCTGCACAACGTGGCCGAAGGCGTTCTGCGAGCGACCAGGAAAATCGTCACTGACGGGCTGCGCTAG
- a CDS encoding ZIP family metal transporter: MRFLVLLLVSLSLFALFCGGNQTARAQDTSGDETAAISPNETVRLPAPPAPNTDAAPSSWSITILAIYCALIVVASLLGGALPFVMELTHTRMQTIISFVGGLMLGIGVLHLMPHAVHELHQANIAANWMMVGIVMMFVLLRLFHFHNHEPVRMLHKDGSTDCGHDHDHDHDAVSVDLVTTGEGHSAAECHSHGHTHGLSWFGIALGLSLHTLIDGLALAASVHAQAQQISGSQWLGLATFLAVLLHKPLDAVSITSLMAASGWTRRSMMLVNAGFSMMCPLGAALFLLGVRQFAGYQQELLGTALAFSAGVFICISLSDLLPEMEFHAHNKVQLTVALGLGIILSWSLTFLEYAHLH, translated from the coding sequence ATGCGGTTTCTGGTTCTGTTGTTGGTGTCGCTTTCTTTGTTCGCCTTGTTCTGCGGCGGGAACCAAACGGCGCGCGCCCAGGATACCAGTGGCGACGAGACTGCTGCGATTTCACCGAACGAAACGGTTCGACTGCCCGCTCCTCCAGCCCCGAACACCGACGCGGCTCCGTCGTCCTGGTCGATCACCATTCTGGCCATCTATTGCGCATTGATCGTGGTGGCGTCGTTGCTGGGAGGCGCTCTGCCATTCGTGATGGAGCTAACCCATACCCGCATGCAAACCATTATCAGCTTTGTGGGCGGATTGATGCTGGGCATCGGCGTGCTCCATCTGATGCCGCATGCTGTTCATGAATTACATCAGGCCAACATCGCCGCCAACTGGATGATGGTCGGGATCGTGATGATGTTCGTCCTGCTGAGACTGTTTCATTTTCACAACCATGAACCCGTCAGAATGCTGCACAAGGACGGTTCTACCGATTGCGGTCACGACCATGACCACGATCATGATGCAGTCTCAGTCGACCTGGTCACGACGGGCGAAGGCCATAGCGCGGCCGAATGTCATTCGCATGGACACACGCATGGACTAAGCTGGTTTGGAATCGCATTGGGGCTAAGCCTTCATACGCTGATCGATGGACTCGCCCTTGCCGCCAGCGTTCACGCTCAGGCTCAGCAAATCAGCGGTTCGCAATGGTTGGGCCTGGCCACGTTTCTGGCGGTCCTGCTGCACAAGCCGTTAGACGCCGTTTCGATTACATCTCTGATGGCCGCCAGCGGCTGGACGCGACGATCGATGATGCTGGTGAACGCCGGGTTCTCCATGATGTGCCCTCTGGGAGCAGCCCTGTTCCTGTTGGGCGTTCGCCAGTTCGCCGGCTATCAGCAGGAACTACTGGGAACGGCCCTCGCATTTTCAGCCGGCGTCTTTATCTGCATCTCACTCAGCGACTTACTGCCGGAGATGGAATTTCACGCTCATAACAAAGTTCAGCTTACGGTGGCATTGGGGCTGGGTATCATATTATCCTGGTCACTCACATTTCTGGAATACGCGCATTTGCATTAG